The Micromonospora siamensis genome contains the following window.
GCTCGGCCGGGCGCTCGGGGCCACCGTGCTGGTCACCGCCCGCGCGACCAAGCACGACCGGCTGCGGGAGCTGGGCGCCGCACACACGATCGACTACCGGGAACAGGACTTCGTCGAGGAGGTCGCCCGGGCCACCGACGGGCACGGCGCGGACGTCATCCTGGACATCATGGGCGCGTCCTACCTGGGACGGAACGTGGCGGCCCTCGCCGACGGCGGCCGGCTGGTGGTGATCGGCATGCAGGGTGGCCGCAAGGCCGAGCTGGACCTGGGCGCGCTGCTGGCCAAGCGGGCGTCGGTGGCGGCCACCGCGCTGCGGTCCCGACCGCTCGACGACAAGGCGGAGATCGTCCGGGGCGTACGCGAGGAGGTCTGGCCGCTGGTCGAGGCCGGAACGGTCCGCCCGGTGGTGGACCGGCGACTGCCGATGACCGACGCGGCGCAGGCGCACCGGTTGGTGGAGAGCAACGACCACGTGGGCAAGGTGCTGCTCACGACGGCGTGACGGCACCGCCCGGCGACCGGGGCAGCATCAGCCGCGGTCCGGCGCCCTCGGCGGCCAGGCTGTCGCCCGGGTTGTAGAGCGTGCAGCGCTGCAACGACAGGCAGCCGCAGCCGATGCAGCCGTCCAGGTCGTCGCGGAGCTTGCTGAGCAGCCGGATCCGCTCGTCCAGCCGGCTGCGCCAGGTCGCGGAGAGCTCCGCCCAGTCGGACGCGGTCGGGGTACGCGAGGCCGGCAGCGACTCCAGCGCCGCCTTTATCTCGTCCAGCGACACGCCGACCTGCTGGGCGATCCGGATGAACGACACCCGGCGCAGCTCGGAACGGGCGTACCGGCGCTGGTTGCCGCCGGTCCGCTCGGCGCGGACCAGGCCGAGCCGCTCGTAGTAGCGCAACGCGGAGGGCGCCACCCCGGAGCGGGCGGCGAGTTCCCCGATGGTCAGTGAGTCCTGCATCACCCGGTCCTTGAGTTGAAGCCCACTTCAACTCACACGCTATCCGTATGGACACCCTCACCTCCACCGGCACCGCCCCGCTCGGGCCGCTGCTGCGCCGGATCACCGGCGACGAGAAGCACGGGCCCAGCGCCCACTCCACCCTCGACGTCCTCTGGGTCCTCTACGACCGGGTGCTGCGGGTCACCCCGCAGACCGTCGACGACCCCGACCGG
Protein-coding sequences here:
- a CDS encoding NAD(P)H-quinone oxidoreductase, which gives rise to MRAITIPEPGGPEALVWAEVPDPEPGPGEVVVDVRASAVNRADLLQRQGHYPPPPGAPAYPGLECSGVVSAIGRDVTGWTVGQEVCALLAGGGYAERVAVPAGQLLPVPAGVDLVDAAALPEVACTVWSNVVRLARLAAGETLLVHGGGSGIGTFAVQLGRALGATVLVTARATKHDRLRELGAAHTIDYREQDFVEEVARATDGHGADVILDIMGASYLGRNVAALADGGRLVVIGMQGGRKAELDLGALLAKRASVAATALRSRPLDDKAEIVRGVREEVWPLVEAGTVRPVVDRRLPMTDAAQAHRLVESNDHVGKVLLTTA
- the soxR gene encoding redox-sensitive transcriptional activator SoxR, translated to MQDSLTIGELAARSGVAPSALRYYERLGLVRAERTGGNQRRYARSELRRVSFIRIAQQVGVSLDEIKAALESLPASRTPTASDWAELSATWRSRLDERIRLLSKLRDDLDGCIGCGCLSLQRCTLYNPGDSLAAEGAGPRLMLPRSPGGAVTPS